From the uncultured Trichococcus sp. genome, one window contains:
- a CDS encoding BMP family ABC transporter substrate-binding protein, with amino-acid sequence MKKFTGRTIGLSLLATTLLAACGNGGSSDSSESGSTAGKEFKVGMVTDLGSVNDKSFNQSAWEGLQKLQTDFGYDVKYLEPQSDAEVEPSLLQFVNSGTDLTWATAATLADAVTNIAKNNPDAKLGIVDADIEGIDNIVSISFKENEGAFLAGVVAASMSETDKIGFIGGMEIPVIQRFQAGFEAGVHEINPDAQIVVNYAGVFNRVDIGKSAASTMYNDGVDVIFHAAGGTGNGIFNEAQERFKAGEKVWVIGVDKDQSLEFGNDVTLTSMIKNVDNAVYEISKQAADGEFPGGQVVRLGLAENGVGLADTSDINVPKEVLDVVESYKEKIISGEITVPEQP; translated from the coding sequence ATGAAAAAATTTACAGGTAGAACGATTGGTCTTTCCTTATTGGCAACAACCCTATTAGCGGCTTGCGGAAACGGCGGCTCAAGCGACAGCAGCGAAAGCGGCTCAACTGCCGGAAAAGAGTTTAAAGTCGGAATGGTAACAGATTTGGGCAGTGTGAACGACAAATCCTTCAACCAAAGCGCCTGGGAAGGCTTGCAAAAATTACAAACAGACTTCGGCTACGATGTGAAATACCTGGAACCACAATCCGATGCGGAAGTGGAACCGAGCTTGCTGCAATTCGTCAACAGCGGTACGGACTTGACATGGGCAACTGCAGCAACATTAGCAGATGCGGTTACAAACATAGCCAAAAACAATCCCGATGCCAAATTGGGGATCGTCGATGCCGATATCGAAGGGATCGACAATATCGTATCGATTTCATTCAAGGAGAATGAAGGGGCATTCCTGGCAGGCGTTGTTGCAGCGAGCATGTCTGAAACCGATAAGATCGGATTTATCGGTGGAATGGAAATCCCTGTTATCCAACGCTTCCAAGCCGGTTTTGAAGCCGGAGTCCATGAAATCAATCCGGATGCACAAATCGTAGTTAACTATGCGGGGGTATTTAACCGTGTGGATATCGGAAAATCCGCTGCCTCCACCATGTACAACGATGGTGTGGACGTCATCTTCCATGCTGCAGGCGGAACTGGGAACGGCATTTTCAATGAAGCACAAGAACGTTTCAAAGCCGGCGAAAAAGTTTGGGTTATTGGCGTCGATAAAGATCAGTCCTTGGAATTCGGGAATGATGTTACCTTGACATCCATGATCAAGAATGTCGACAATGCGGTCTATGAAATATCCAAACAAGCAGCTGACGGGGAATTCCCGGGTGGGCAAGTGGTGCGTCTAGGATTGGCAGAAAATGGCGTAGGTTTGGCTGATACTTCCGATATCAATGTGCCAAAAGAAGTACTGGATGTAGTGGAAAGCTATAAGGAAAAAATCATTTCAGGAGAAATCACAGTGCCTGAACAGCCGTAA
- a CDS encoding ABC transporter permease: MVANIISGSLIFATALLFGALGGMLSERAGVINLGVEGFMISGAFFSAIGANFAESMGMGGFSPWIGLLSAFVFTSLFSAMHALATLKYKADHVISGVVINLLAANFTFFLVKLLFDGAADTPRLRNMFAKVNIPVLSDLPFIGDALFRSYPTTYLAFILVFALGFYFFRTPAGLRLRGVGENPGSIDTAGINVMKIKFWAVMLSGSISSLGGATIVLTTNGNFSFNTIAGQGFIAIAAVILGRWNPYGVMMGALLFGFAQAIKDQIQILDFASAIPTEFFYMLPYIVTLLALIFTGRKTRGPKALGVHYDASVR, encoded by the coding sequence ATGGTAGCCAATATTATCAGCGGCAGTTTGATTTTTGCTACAGCGCTTTTGTTCGGTGCGCTCGGGGGGATGCTCAGCGAGCGGGCCGGCGTCATCAACTTAGGGGTGGAAGGATTCATGATTTCTGGGGCTTTCTTCTCCGCTATCGGCGCCAACTTTGCCGAGTCGATGGGAATGGGCGGGTTCAGCCCGTGGATAGGACTATTGTCGGCCTTTGTGTTCACTTCTTTGTTCTCGGCGATGCATGCGCTGGCGACACTGAAATACAAGGCTGATCATGTCATCAGCGGGGTAGTCATCAACCTGTTGGCAGCCAACTTCACCTTTTTCTTGGTGAAACTTTTGTTCGATGGCGCGGCGGATACACCACGCCTACGGAACATGTTCGCAAAAGTGAACATACCGGTATTGTCCGACCTGCCGTTCATTGGCGATGCCCTGTTCCGTTCTTATCCTACAACCTATTTGGCCTTCATCCTGGTTTTTGCCCTCGGGTTTTACTTTTTCCGCACACCTGCAGGCTTACGTCTGCGAGGGGTCGGCGAAAATCCTGGTTCCATCGACACTGCCGGGATCAACGTCATGAAAATTAAATTCTGGGCGGTGATGCTCAGTGGTTCGATCTCTTCCTTGGGTGGAGCGACGATTGTGTTGACGACAAACGGAAACTTTTCCTTCAATACCATCGCGGGGCAAGGCTTTATCGCGATTGCGGCAGTCATTCTGGGGCGCTGGAATCCATACGGCGTCATGATGGGAGCCTTGCTTTTCGGATTCGCACAAGCCATCAAGGACCAGATCCAAATCCTGGATTTTGCAAGTGCTATTCCGACTGAGTTCTTCTATATGCTGCCATACATCGTGACGTTATTGGCGCTTATCTTCACAGGAAGAAAAACGAGGGGACCAAAGGCGCTGGGTGTCCACTATGACGCGAGCGTGAGATGA
- a CDS encoding metallophosphoesterase family protein gives MFNKKYGMRILFATFFLMAFTTGCSNRPGSDSAVMESGSTVKDPTKLDAFYIAFSPGSDETERTFSWHTPKTKKEGLVELNLLDENGNVVSTETFEATVTDTQSGYSTHEATVTGLEEYQTYAYRFGDGYRAWSESYTFQTQAAWDGSFNFLFFGDPQIGAGDGTQIDADGWDWTVTTATEMFPDTDFFVSAGDQVNIANNLSQYDGYFFPEELTTYPIMTIVGNHDYTPFADYFNPPNETGLGEDGAGSDFYFTYGNTLFIALNTQRNDTEEHRQAMELAIAANPDATHRIVLLHKSIYSSADHALDEDVLALREGLVPAFDELDIDVALMGHDHVYVRTFQMKGDAAVGEVAYNEEGAAVDPEGTLYLTGNSASDSKYYEMQDLSIYEWYAAVALQLEEPTYMNVEVTDDSFTFTTYKVSDQSVVDAYSIVKTVGE, from the coding sequence ATGTTTAACAAAAAATACGGAATGAGAATCCTTTTTGCAACTTTCTTTTTGATGGCGTTTACAACAGGCTGTTCGAACAGACCGGGGTCGGACTCTGCCGTCATGGAGTCGGGTTCAACTGTCAAAGATCCCACTAAACTGGACGCATTCTATATCGCTTTTTCCCCGGGTTCGGATGAAACGGAACGGACGTTCAGCTGGCACACGCCGAAAACGAAAAAAGAAGGGCTTGTCGAACTAAACCTGTTGGATGAAAACGGTAATGTCGTGTCGACTGAAACTTTTGAAGCGACCGTTACTGACACGCAGAGCGGCTATTCGACACATGAAGCGACTGTCACAGGATTGGAAGAATACCAAACGTATGCCTATCGATTCGGCGATGGTTACCGGGCTTGGTCTGAGTCGTACACGTTCCAAACGCAAGCCGCTTGGGACGGTTCCTTCAACTTTCTCTTCTTCGGTGATCCGCAGATCGGTGCGGGCGACGGCACACAGATCGATGCAGATGGTTGGGACTGGACCGTGACGACCGCCACCGAGATGTTTCCGGATACGGACTTTTTCGTTTCGGCCGGCGATCAGGTCAATATCGCCAACAATCTGAGTCAGTATGATGGCTATTTTTTCCCGGAAGAACTGACCACCTATCCGATCATGACCATTGTTGGTAACCATGATTATACCCCGTTTGCGGACTATTTCAATCCTCCGAATGAAACCGGCTTGGGTGAGGACGGTGCCGGCAGCGACTTCTATTTCACCTATGGGAACACGCTTTTCATCGCTTTGAACACCCAAAGGAACGATACCGAAGAGCACCGCCAAGCGATGGAACTCGCAATTGCGGCCAATCCGGATGCGACCCATCGGATTGTACTTTTGCACAAATCAATCTACAGCAGTGCGGATCATGCGCTAGATGAAGATGTCCTTGCCTTGCGCGAGGGTTTGGTGCCGGCATTTGATGAATTGGATATCGATGTCGCTTTGATGGGGCACGATCATGTCTATGTGCGGACCTTCCAGATGAAAGGCGATGCGGCCGTCGGGGAAGTCGCCTACAATGAGGAGGGAGCGGCAGTCGATCCCGAAGGCACGCTCTACTTGACCGGAAACTCGGCTTCCGACTCCAAATATTACGAAATGCAGGATCTTTCCATTTATGAATGGTATGCCGCAGTCGCCCTACAGCTGGAGGAACCGACCTACATGAATGTCGAGGTGACTGACGATTCGTTCACCTTCACCACCTACAAAGTGTCCGACCAGTCGGTTGTGGATGCGTACAGCATCGTGAAGACGGTTGGGGAGTAA
- a CDS encoding Crp/Fnr family transcriptional regulator has translation MSKSIQLFDGMTDEQVQAILSKLPSRKYKKNHMLIFEDDPIEKIYIIKSGMLKVYRMYEGKELILGFVKKHEILGEIELFSDGNALSSVEVIEDGEIYYLSQADFTTLLYENKTLLKNIFRIYNQRFKALNRQIQNLTFHSVHTRVCRTLLDFIENSEASTALIIQHTNQSTIASIIGATRESVSKTFKDLQDEKIIALESKKIRILNLSKLEAYANI, from the coding sequence ATGAGTAAAAGTATTCAACTATTTGATGGTATGACCGACGAACAAGTACAAGCCATCCTTTCGAAGCTCCCATCAAGGAAGTACAAGAAAAACCATATGCTTATCTTCGAGGATGATCCCATCGAAAAAATTTACATCATCAAGAGCGGCATGCTGAAAGTTTATCGCATGTATGAAGGGAAAGAGCTCATACTCGGTTTCGTAAAAAAACACGAAATACTTGGTGAAATCGAACTTTTTTCGGACGGCAATGCCCTATCTTCTGTTGAAGTGATTGAAGATGGAGAAATTTACTATTTATCCCAAGCGGATTTCACAACGTTGCTGTATGAAAATAAAACCCTTCTGAAAAATATTTTCCGTATTTATAACCAAAGATTTAAAGCATTGAACAGGCAAATACAGAATCTCACATTCCATAGCGTCCACACCCGCGTCTGTCGTACCCTGCTTGACTTTATCGAAAACAGTGAGGCTTCCACTGCTTTGATTATCCAGCATACGAACCAAAGCACGATCGCCAGCATCATCGGCGCGACCAGGGAATCCGTCTCAAAGACATTCAAAGATCTGCAGGACGAAAAAATCATCGCGTTGGAATCAAAAAAGATCCGCATCTTAAACCTTTCTAAGTTGGAAGCTTACGCAAACATCTAA
- the deoB gene encoding phosphopentomutase has product MKSKRIHLIVLDSVGIGEAPDAAVFQDSGAHTIGHIAENMALRLPHLESLGLGNIADIKGIEKVNPSKAYWTKLAEKSAGKDTMTGHWEIAGLQIDTPFRVFPDGFPEELLEKIASYSGRKIIGNKPASGTAILDELGPEQMETGALIVYTSADPVLQIAAHEGIIPLEELYDICEYTRKITKDDPYMIGRIIARPYIGEPGSFQRTANRHDYALNPFGKTVLDQLKDNGKDVIAVGKINDIFNGQGITKAIRTKSNMDGVDQLLKVMAQTFEGLSFTNLVDFDALYGHRRDVQGYGEALMAFDARMPEIFDQMAEDDLLIITADHGNDPTATGTDHTREYVPLLVYSKQLVQAGELTTAHHFADISATIADNFDVPQAEHGKSFLAELK; this is encoded by the coding sequence GTGAAAAGTAAACGAATACATTTGATCGTTTTGGACTCTGTTGGGATTGGGGAGGCTCCCGATGCGGCAGTTTTTCAAGATAGCGGGGCACACACCATAGGACACATTGCCGAGAATATGGCATTGCGGCTGCCCCATCTCGAAAGCTTAGGGTTAGGAAATATCGCCGATATAAAAGGGATAGAAAAAGTGAACCCAAGCAAAGCCTATTGGACAAAGTTGGCTGAAAAGAGCGCAGGAAAAGACACGATGACAGGCCATTGGGAAATTGCTGGCCTGCAGATCGATACGCCCTTCAGAGTATTCCCGGATGGCTTCCCCGAGGAACTGTTGGAAAAAATAGCGTCCTACTCAGGCAGAAAAATCATCGGCAATAAGCCCGCTTCAGGAACAGCCATCCTGGACGAGCTGGGACCGGAACAAATGGAGACAGGGGCCTTGATCGTTTATACATCCGCTGACCCTGTGCTTCAGATTGCAGCACATGAGGGTATCATCCCCTTGGAGGAACTGTATGATATCTGCGAATATACGCGCAAAATCACAAAAGATGATCCCTATATGATCGGCCGGATCATCGCACGGCCCTACATCGGCGAACCCGGTTCCTTCCAAAGGACGGCTAACCGACATGATTATGCGCTGAACCCATTCGGGAAGACCGTGTTGGATCAGCTGAAAGACAACGGGAAGGACGTCATCGCCGTCGGGAAAATCAACGACATCTTCAATGGCCAAGGAATCACCAAAGCCATCCGGACAAAGAGCAATATGGACGGCGTGGATCAATTGCTGAAAGTTATGGCTCAAACATTCGAAGGGCTTTCATTTACAAACTTGGTCGACTTCGATGCGCTGTACGGGCATCGCCGGGATGTCCAAGGCTACGGGGAAGCGTTGATGGCCTTTGATGCACGAATGCCGGAAATATTTGATCAAATGGCCGAAGATGACCTATTGATCATTACGGCAGATCATGGAAACGATCCGACAGCAACGGGAACGGATCACACGCGTGAATATGTACCGTTGCTTGTCTATTCGAAGCAATTGGTTCAAGCAGGGGAATTGACCACAGCCCATCATTTTGCGGATATTTCCGCAACCATCGCGGATAATTTTGATGTACCACAAGCAGAGCACGGAAAAAGTTTTTTGGCGGAGCTAAAATAA
- a CDS encoding NCS2 family permease — protein sequence MMELLQELFHVKEKGSSLRTEMMASATSFFSIVYIVAVNALILSQAGMDYNSVVIATILTTAISNILMGLYANSPLILAPGMSDNAFFTYILVGAFAFTWQESLSIIFIVGLLFFLLTHFNVVNQLLRSIPVTLIKGMSAGVGFFLIFLGLKNGGIIVSSEGTIVALNNIFQPVPLTLLATLLIGLILFVRNVKGNFLWTIIFGVLISIALGVTDIGSFSYSFIDLGSLEPFILQLDFSGILSMDYWVAVFSLLILVVFQNLGTQVSFLTSEQPKVLKRTLKSNALSVMIAGLLGCSSTCTSAEGATGIAVGGRSGLTSFMVGVYFLFTIALIPFIALIPLAVISALLIIVGSLLAANNLKGINFDDFTDYFPAILMVLMMVLTFNIADGIGWGFILYTFIKVFSGDRQAVSKMMYGLTGIFILYFVLKFI from the coding sequence ATGATGGAGCTATTGCAAGAACTGTTTCATGTGAAAGAGAAAGGCAGTTCCTTACGAACCGAAATGATGGCGAGCGCTACTTCATTCTTCTCGATTGTGTACATTGTGGCCGTCAATGCGCTGATTTTGTCTCAAGCCGGCATGGATTATAATTCTGTTGTGATTGCGACGATACTGACGACCGCCATCAGCAACATCCTGATGGGACTGTATGCCAATTCCCCTTTGATACTGGCTCCCGGAATGAGCGATAATGCGTTCTTCACCTACATTTTGGTCGGCGCCTTCGCTTTTACTTGGCAAGAAAGCTTGTCGATCATCTTTATCGTCGGCTTGCTCTTCTTCCTGTTGACGCATTTCAATGTGGTCAATCAACTCCTCCGCTCCATCCCGGTGACCTTGATCAAAGGGATGAGTGCGGGAGTCGGCTTCTTCCTGATCTTCCTTGGCTTGAAGAATGGCGGTATCATCGTATCATCAGAGGGTACGATTGTGGCACTGAATAATATTTTTCAACCGGTGCCGTTGACGCTGTTGGCAACACTGCTGATCGGATTGATTTTGTTCGTCAGAAATGTAAAAGGCAACTTTTTATGGACGATCATTTTCGGTGTTCTCATTTCCATTGCTTTAGGGGTAACGGACATCGGTTCCTTTTCCTATTCCTTTATCGATTTGGGTTCCTTGGAGCCGTTCATCTTGCAGCTTGATTTTTCGGGTATTCTGTCGATGGACTATTGGGTTGCCGTATTTTCGCTCTTGATTTTGGTCGTTTTCCAAAATTTAGGGACACAGGTCAGCTTTTTGACATCCGAACAACCCAAAGTGCTGAAACGAACGCTTAAATCAAACGCATTGTCAGTGATGATTGCAGGTCTGTTGGGATGCAGCTCCACCTGCACAAGTGCGGAAGGCGCAACGGGCATAGCGGTGGGCGGCAGGAGCGGATTGACATCCTTTATGGTAGGCGTTTATTTTCTGTTCACCATTGCGTTGATTCCCTTCATTGCCCTTATTCCGCTGGCAGTCATCTCGGCTCTGCTCATTATTGTCGGCTCATTGTTGGCTGCCAACAATCTGAAAGGCATCAATTTTGATGATTTCACGGACTATTTCCCGGCTATCCTAATGGTGCTGATGATGGTGTTGACGTTCAACATCGCGGATGGCATCGGTTGGGGATTTATTCTGTACACCTTCATCAAAGTATTCTCGGGTGATCGACAAGCTGTTTCAAAAATGATGTACGGATTGACGGGTATCTTTATTCTGTATTTTGTACTGAAATTTATTTGA
- a CDS encoding ABC transporter ATP-binding protein — protein MNQTKVEKVLELKHITKKFGDFVANDDISLTVGRGEIHALLGENGAGKSTLMNVVFGMYQPDGGAISVYENETKIENPNHAIHLGIGMVHQHFKLIENFTVTENIILGMEPKDGIRINMKAAVKEVSDISTKYGLKVNPTSKIEDLPVGMQQKVEILKCLYRGANLLIFDEPTAVLTPDEIGELLQIMKKLVAEGKSIILITHKLNEIMKVADKCTVIRKGKFIASVDVAETNEEQLAELMVGKNLSREIAKAAYNPQATVLEITNLTSFSASKKRILDDVNLTVAAGEIVGIAGVDGNGQSELVEAIVKMRAFDEGDVLINGVSIKEKSTREIYESGVSYVPADRHKHGLVLDNDIAENLILIEYYKEKHNQGIKLDKVRMYEEAREAMQNYDIRAENEYTVVRGMSGGNQQKVILSREISRDPKLLIIVQPTRGLDIGAIDFIHRQIVRLRDKGVAILLVSFELEEILTLSDRIAIIFDGKIVGETKPETTNDRELGLMMAGKGSGEE, from the coding sequence ATGAATCAAACGAAGGTCGAAAAGGTATTGGAATTGAAGCACATCACAAAGAAATTTGGCGATTTTGTCGCTAATGATGATATTTCACTGACAGTAGGACGTGGAGAAATCCACGCTCTGCTTGGTGAAAATGGGGCTGGAAAATCCACTTTGATGAATGTGGTGTTCGGGATGTATCAACCAGATGGCGGTGCCATATCGGTTTATGAAAATGAAACGAAGATTGAGAACCCGAATCATGCCATTCACCTCGGCATCGGGATGGTCCATCAACATTTTAAACTGATCGAAAATTTTACCGTGACCGAAAACATCATTTTAGGGATGGAACCTAAGGACGGAATCCGGATTAACATGAAGGCAGCGGTGAAGGAAGTCAGCGATATCTCCACGAAGTACGGGTTGAAGGTGAATCCGACCAGTAAAATCGAGGATTTGCCCGTTGGTATGCAACAAAAAGTTGAAATTTTGAAATGCCTTTATCGCGGTGCCAATCTGTTGATTTTTGATGAACCGACGGCGGTGTTGACCCCGGATGAAATTGGGGAACTGCTCCAGATCATGAAAAAATTAGTGGCGGAAGGCAAGTCCATCATTCTGATCACCCACAAACTGAATGAGATCATGAAAGTAGCCGACAAATGCACCGTCATCCGCAAAGGAAAATTCATCGCCAGCGTAGATGTGGCTGAAACGAATGAAGAACAACTTGCCGAGTTGATGGTCGGAAAGAATCTTTCCCGCGAAATCGCGAAAGCGGCATACAACCCGCAAGCGACCGTGTTGGAAATCACGAACCTTACTTCGTTCAGTGCAAGTAAAAAACGTATTTTGGACGACGTTAATCTGACTGTAGCGGCTGGCGAAATTGTAGGGATTGCCGGCGTGGACGGGAATGGGCAGAGCGAGTTGGTGGAAGCGATCGTTAAGATGCGCGCATTCGATGAGGGGGATGTCCTTATCAATGGCGTCTCCATCAAAGAGAAATCCACGCGTGAAATCTATGAATCCGGTGTGAGCTATGTGCCGGCCGACAGACATAAGCATGGCCTTGTTTTGGATAACGATATAGCCGAAAACCTGATTTTGATCGAATATTACAAGGAAAAGCATAACCAAGGAATCAAACTGGACAAAGTGCGGATGTATGAAGAAGCGCGGGAAGCGATGCAAAACTATGATATCCGTGCTGAAAATGAATATACGGTTGTGCGGGGCATGTCCGGCGGTAATCAACAAAAAGTCATCCTATCGAGGGAAATCAGCCGCGACCCGAAACTCCTTATCATCGTGCAGCCGACAAGAGGTCTGGACATAGGCGCCATCGATTTTATCCATCGCCAAATCGTGCGTTTGCGTGACAAAGGAGTCGCTATCTTATTGGTTTCTTTCGAATTGGAGGAAATTTTGACCTTGTCAGACCGGATAGCAATCATCTTCGACGGTAAAATCGTCGGGGAAACAAAACCGGAGACAACTAACGACAGAGAGCTGGGTCTGATGATGGCTGGTAAAGGATCGGGTGAGGAATGA
- the deoD gene encoding purine-nucleoside phosphorylase, translating to MSLHIDAEKGQIAEIVLLPGDPLRAKYIAETFLEDAVCYNTVRNMLGYTGTYKGKKISVQGTGMGMPSATLYIHELINDFGAKNLIRIGTCGAIQEDVHIRDVIIAQAAATDSSMIYKDFAPAYFPPIGNYDLINKAYTLGKEQGMNIHVGNVYSSDSFYSDSNITDNMSKYGVLGVEMETAGLYYLASKFHVKALSILTVSDHLITGELTSSEERQTTFNDMIIVALEAAIQE from the coding sequence ATGAGTCTTCACATTGATGCAGAAAAAGGGCAAATCGCGGAAATCGTTCTATTACCGGGGGATCCGCTTCGTGCGAAGTATATCGCGGAAACATTCTTGGAGGATGCGGTGTGCTACAACACCGTCAGGAATATGCTGGGCTACACAGGCACTTACAAGGGCAAAAAAATATCGGTGCAAGGTACGGGAATGGGGATGCCCTCCGCAACCTTGTACATCCATGAATTGATCAATGATTTTGGCGCCAAAAACTTGATCCGTATCGGTACATGCGGTGCTATCCAAGAAGATGTGCATATCCGCGACGTCATCATCGCACAAGCGGCGGCAACGGACTCTTCCATGATCTACAAAGATTTCGCGCCAGCCTATTTCCCGCCTATCGGAAATTATGACTTGATCAATAAAGCCTACACCCTCGGGAAAGAACAAGGAATGAACATCCATGTCGGAAATGTCTACTCATCTGACAGCTTTTACAGTGATTCCAATATCACAGACAATATGAGCAAATATGGCGTACTCGGGGTCGAAATGGAAACAGCTGGGCTTTATTACTTGGCTTCTAAATTCCATGTAAAAGCACTCAGCATCCTGACAGTCAGCGATCACCTGATCACCGGCGAATTGACCTCCAGCGAAGAACGTCAAACAACATTCAACGATATGATTATAGTTGCGCTGGAAGCAGCCATCCAGGAGTAA
- a CDS encoding LacI family DNA-binding transcriptional regulator → MATIKEVAELAGVSVATVSRFMNDSGYVGKASREKVEKAIKLLDFSPNEVARSLYQKKSKLIGLLLPDIANPFFPLVAKGVEDKINENGYSLILGNVKGDVEKEKEYLKIFAQNNVAGVLSAVQGSTKEFHGMPFVLLDRVSEDIEFAVHTDDFHGGELAAQAISERQAKHVVIMVGPKDVPSSHDRLSGNLKVLNEKNIPYQLYQTDTYQFDSAEKTAQHFLDQFPHADSVIASNDVYALAVMKEAIKRGIRIPEELQIIGYDDMPFAALMFPGLSTIAQPAYEIGYQAADLLCRHIENKIILKKRIQLPVTLIIRESLREKMENG, encoded by the coding sequence ATGGCGACTATCAAGGAAGTGGCAGAATTGGCGGGTGTATCCGTCGCAACCGTTTCAAGGTTCATGAACGACAGCGGATATGTAGGGAAGGCTTCACGCGAAAAGGTCGAAAAAGCAATCAAGTTATTGGATTTTTCACCGAATGAAGTGGCGCGCTCGCTCTACCAAAAAAAATCCAAGCTGATCGGGTTGCTGCTGCCGGATATCGCGAACCCATTCTTCCCATTGGTTGCTAAAGGTGTGGAAGATAAAATCAACGAGAACGGCTACAGCCTCATCCTTGGAAATGTGAAGGGGGATGTCGAAAAGGAAAAAGAATACCTGAAAATTTTCGCGCAGAATAATGTGGCAGGAGTCTTGTCAGCAGTACAAGGGAGCACAAAAGAATTCCATGGCATGCCATTTGTTTTGTTGGATCGGGTCAGTGAGGATATCGAATTCGCCGTTCACACGGACGATTTCCACGGTGGCGAGTTGGCGGCGCAAGCCATCAGCGAGCGGCAAGCAAAACATGTCGTCATCATGGTCGGACCGAAAGATGTGCCTAGTTCCCATGATCGGCTTTCCGGAAATCTGAAGGTATTGAACGAAAAAAATATCCCATACCAACTGTATCAAACCGATACGTATCAATTCGATTCGGCGGAAAAGACTGCGCAGCATTTTTTGGATCAATTTCCTCATGCGGACAGCGTGATTGCCTCCAATGACGTGTACGCATTGGCAGTCATGAAGGAAGCTATCAAAAGAGGGATCCGTATCCCTGAGGAACTTCAGATCATCGGCTATGACGATATGCCATTCGCTGCACTGATGTTTCCTGGGCTTTCCACGATTGCGCAACCGGCTTATGAGATAGGCTATCAAGCTGCAGATCTTCTCTGCAGACATATCGAAAACAAAATCATTCTGAAAAAAAGGATACAATTGCCTGTAACGTTAATAATAAGAGAATCATTGAGGGAGAAGATGGAAAATGGGTAA
- a CDS encoding ABC transporter permease, whose protein sequence is MEKVKKKRKNSNVMVPIIAVLIALVIGAIVMVIGGYNPLIAYQSLVTKVFGSVYDIGETIRAIIPLILSGLAVAVANKAGVFNIGVDGQIIMGAVSSLLVGTLIEMPPVLHGIVAILVGVVAGGLWGALVAGLKTRFGINEVISSIMLNYIALYLSHILIKNFAAQEGTARSAMIKESSGITFPSLNEVFSGARIHWGFFLAPFIIFAFYYYFEKTRWGYETKVVGLNPNAASYAGIRVNRIMTRTMFLSGALGGLIGTLDTLGVYGYVAISSSTSGVGFDGVAIALLGGNSALGTTLSGILIGALNYGSQGMQFGAGVPSEIIGIVISLIIFFVAAPGIVKAVLPKKQFRKEEAK, encoded by the coding sequence ATGGAAAAAGTGAAAAAAAAGAGAAAAAACAGTAATGTAATGGTTCCGATCATCGCCGTACTGATTGCACTCGTCATCGGGGCAATCGTAATGGTCATCGGTGGGTACAATCCGTTGATTGCCTATCAGTCATTGGTTACAAAAGTATTCGGATCGGTTTATGATATCGGGGAAACGATTCGCGCCATCATTCCGCTGATTTTGAGTGGCCTTGCTGTTGCGGTGGCCAATAAGGCGGGGGTATTCAATATCGGGGTGGATGGCCAAATCATTATGGGCGCCGTCAGTTCCCTTTTGGTCGGCACGCTCATCGAGATGCCGCCCGTCTTGCACGGCATTGTGGCCATCCTTGTCGGTGTCGTTGCGGGCGGATTATGGGGTGCTTTGGTTGCAGGCCTAAAGACCAGGTTTGGGATCAATGAGGTCATCAGCTCAATCATGCTGAACTACATCGCTTTGTATCTCAGCCATATTCTGATCAAGAATTTTGCGGCCCAGGAAGGAACAGCACGTTCCGCCATGATCAAGGAGTCGTCCGGCATCACGTTTCCCTCGTTGAACGAGGTATTCAGCGGTGCACGGATCCACTGGGGATTCTTTCTGGCCCCATTCATCATCTTTGCTTTTTACTACTACTTTGAGAAGACCCGCTGGGGATACGAAACCAAAGTAGTGGGCTTGAATCCGAATGCCGCTTCCTATGCCGGCATCCGCGTGAACCGCATCATGACCCGCACGATGTTCCTTTCGGGGGCTTTGGGCGGCTTGATCGGCACTTTGGATACGCTGGGCGTGTATGGGTATGTCGCAATCAGTTCGTCCACAAGCGGTGTCGGTTTCGATGGTGTGGCGATAGCGTTGCTGGGCGGGAATTCCGCGTTGGGAACGACCTTGTCCGGGATCCTGATCGGGGCCTTGAATTACGGCTCGCAAGGGATGCAGTTCGGCGCTGGCGTGCCAAGCGAAATCATCGGTATTGTGATCTCGCTGATTATATTCTTTGTGGCAGCACCAGGGATCGTCAAAGCGGTATTGCCAAAGAAACAATTTCGTAAAGAGGAGGCGAAATAG